The DNA window GGACGCGGCGGGGTCCGCGCCCCGCTCGGACAGCGCGGCGCCGCACCCGCGCACCGAGCTGGATGCGCCCGGACAGCGCAGCACCGCGGGAGTCAGTCGTACTGGGCCTTGGGCCTTACGCCACGGCTCCCAGGACGCAAAGGCCCGCGCGGCGTATTCCGAAGGGTTCACGTGGCTCTATAgaattaataaaataaatacCGCGCAGCTTTTACTTTTACCGTTCATATTTTGACTGCTATTTTTTAACATAAGAAGTATCAATTTTACTGTTCATTTTTTTTTTTAACATTTCAAAGTGCTTAGCAATGGATAAGGGCGAAAACTCAGGGTCAAACTTTGAATATTGAAGTCAAAGTTGTCAATATTTGCATACGGCACACCACTTACGGTTTTTCACCATGCCGTCAAAGAAATAAAAATTAGAGAGAACAAACCGTTTCATCTAGGGCTTCCAGCCCTTCAAGAGCACCGGCCGCCGCTTCTCATTTGATCTGCGTGGTAGTTTTGAAAAGGAACAACACGAAAACAGCAACATTTTTTCACCCCATCCACGAGCCGTCCGGCCGGTTTCGTGACGCGGCccagctttttttttttttttgcacccCTTTCTTTCCGTTTCTACTGCTAGCGTCAGTGAAGGAAAATCTTTCGCACCCGTCGTGCTCGCGCGTGGTGGCGCGCGGTGATGGATCTGTGGGCCCCACGCGTCGCGGGGAGAGGCGGGCGggccccgccgccctccctcGCGCTCTCGGCGTCCGGGATGATGATCCGGTGGGCCCCGCGCCCGGAGaaccagaagaagaagcagcagctTGCTGGGTGCGCTTTTGCGGGGCTCCGAATCCGACGGCGCGGGAAACGGCAGAGGGCCCCACCTAGCGCGATGCCGTGTGACGCCAGGCACACGGTGACATGGAGGACAGTTGAAGGCTTGCGCCAAGGTCGCTCGAGCTCGCTGGTACCAGCGCCGTTTGGATCCACGCACTAAAATTTAATAATATCTATGGCATCCGATATTTGAATACTAATTAAAATTATTAAATATAAACtgattataaaattaattatataattattatatggagactaattcacgagacggaTCCACCAAACCTAAACCTAAGAAGTACATGATTTAGTAATATGGCTAATAATGAATTacttaggtttaatagattcgtctcgtgaattaacCTTTATTTATACAATTAATTTTCTAATTAACTTACGTTTAGTTTTCTAATTCGCATCTAAATATTCAATGTGACCCgaactaaaaataaaaaattaaaattggTATATGGATCCAAACAGTCCTTGAAGTTCCCAAGACTAGATATAAATGGGGTGCCGCCGTAGTATACAGTTTAATGAGTAATAATTACGCGCTATACGTTTATTACTGCTGAGTGCTGACGTGTCGAATGGCGCTGCTCTCGCGCATACTTGTGCGTTTCGAGCCTCAGTGTTTGGTCGCTTTTGATGCGTGCAGCTTGTGTCCTTACTCTTGGGAAAGAGTGAAATAAAACTTTATATTGAAATATATAGTTTCATCCAGCAATTTAAGTTTCTAAAAATAGCACGTTACCTTTAGAAACTGTGCAACGAAATGTTGCACTGGAAATTACCTAAATAAATCTCTAGACACCATGATGTGTGATACTGGCTCACGAGAAACTCTGTCCTAACGGGATTCGGTGTTTGATTTTCTTTCTTTAGAAAAACACCTCATCTTGATTGAAGGTATATTTATATTCCTATAAATTTAGACTGAAACGATTCATCATCATTAACCAATAATATACTTATGTACTATGAAGGTCATGATGGATCAACCTATTTTATCTTCTTTCAAACCAATAGAAAAACATAGGAAGCGAGATCCAATGGTGATGGATCGTTCTATTCTTCAAACCAAATTTCTCATAACTTCTCATCCGGTACACCGAATTTCGAACTTAAGGTCGTGTTCTTTTCTTTTGCCAGGAGTTCTGCGTGTTATGAGCGCGGAATTTGATCTCGAAAAACCATGTCTCGCGTTTTAATCTCCACTTATAGTATTATTATAGACCTCTAACCTCCAGCTAATAAATCTAAAAGTCCTAGTTTAACTTTATCCAAAAATTAAAATAAACTCGGATCATATCTAAGCTGAtcaaaaacaaaataaaatcagGGAAAGGACAGATCCTCACGGCTCACGGGCGAACGATGGTCACCACTCGCCACCTTGTGCTAAGCCCTGCCGTGTTCGTGCAGCGCTGTCCCCCCGCTGCGtcgtcgcctcctcctccccctctcccacTCCACTCCGCCCTGCCTCGCCCGATTCAGCTCTGCAGCTCAAAGCAGCAGCCCGACCCAAGGAGGAGGAACGAAGGAGCTACCCGGAAGGAGaaccgcgccgccgctgccaccgCTCGAGCTCATCTCCATCCCGCCGGCCGACCGAGCGATGGCCGCCATGAGGCACCGGGCGCGGTCCTCCCCCACCTCCCCGCTCACCCCGTCCTCCAGCGCCAGGTAATGAATCGACCTCCTCGTTGGAAAAGCCTTCCTGCCCGGATGGTTCGCTTCCAAGATTTCTCGGTTTCAGGATTCCATTTTATGTTCCGCGTCGTGCGAGTCTGTTTGAACTTGCAAGTGGCAATGTTCAGCGGAGCTGGCGGAGCGCGGTGGGACCTTGCAACTCGTGCCTGATTGATTTGGTTGGAAGAAGGGGAAAGAAATCTTTTGGGAGATATGGGTTCTTCTGAAtcagttgctgctgctgctgctgctgctgctgctgctgctgctgctgctgcttggaTACGCATACGCTGTCTCTTCAGCAGGAGGAACGAGCTTCGGAATGTTACCGTTCAGATTCTTGAGTTACCTTTTAAAAAAGATTCTTGAGTTACATTTGTCTGAGTAGCATCAGCAAAATTGCAACTGAAAAAAAGGGGTCGACATTAGACAAGGACAAAAGATGCGTGTGAAGCATGAACAAGTCAGCCGTCGTTTCTGTTTCGCTTTCCCTTCAAGATAGTATCCATCAGCGAGATCTCGGAGCCGTCTGCGTCCATTGACCGGCGTGTCCCCCATGGAACATAGTGATCTCAGCACCGAatgcttgctgcccgtgcactTGCGCGTTGACATTTCCCCACTATTTCTCAGCTTTTCTCGGTGGGCAAGAAAAAGCAAGCTAGCCGCAGTTGCTGGCGCAATTTCGGATAGGGGGAAAAGGTTTTAAGGATATGATGCGCACTTCAGATAGTCTCTGGGATTAAATCTTTTAGGGGTTTTTTAGCATCATGTTGTTGATGTTGAGTGGATACCCACTTTCTTTTGGGTGGGAGAGGAGGGGTCTTGTGATTTCTGTTGTTCTAGTAACCTTTCTTTTTACACGGGGACAGAGGACATTTCCCTTTTCTTTGGGAATGTCAGTTCCAAAAATCTCACCGCTCAGGCTTCTTCATTCCTTGAAAAAGTTGTGTGCTTTGGCCTATCTTTTTTCCCGTTGAGGGAATAGTTGGGAATCCTTCTGGTTAATATATTGTACTTAAAGGCATAAAGATATGTAGAATATTTGCAGGCTGAAAAGTAAAAAATTACAAAAGAAAAGCACTTGACCCAATCACCAATTTGAGGACAATATCCATGATTTACCGAATGGGTAACCATGACAAATTCAAGATTGAACTTCCTTTTTATCACGCTGAATTGTAACGATCATGATTGCCATTCCAGGTTGCATGGTTAGCATAGCATGGCTATCCGTTTTGCTAGATTTTTAGCATTTCCAACCTCTTATATCATCTACTGAATTGGAGAGTGAGTAGCCTTAAGCAGccttaaaatttaaatttgcaGAAAATCCAGTCACCTGACCTTATTCAACCTACTATGTACATTAATGGGCCTAGTTGTGTTATTGTGTAAGGTACATGTCTTAACACTCAGGCAGTACCACTATAAATGTGTTAATAATTGACAACCTACCCTGTCCAAAAGAAAAGTACGGCAAAAACATCAGTTTACTAGATCTATTAATTAGTTGTTAGTAAGTGTACAATGCTAACGACTCATCTAACATGAGTTGATATAGACCAAACAAGTTTTAGTTAGCCCCTAAAAATTTAATGAACAGGGCATTTCTTTACAACATAGTTTTTTTCGTTAAGGCAACTGTAACAAAATCGAAATTACAAGGAGATTTCTGACAAGTTGTTAACTGTGTGAGCCATTTCTTGTAAGTAAAATATGCAATAATGAATAGCTCCCGTCGTGTTAGAGTTATCCAATTCTAGTGTTACGTTCTGGGGCCATGCCAAGGAACAGAAGTTCCTGATTAACTATCTTCAGTTTCCACCTTAGAGGCTTAGACGACATGGTGCTCTATTCTCATGGTAGGAGTGTTTGATCAGAAACAAGATGGTTAGGTTGATAACTGCTGAGAAAATTTAGGCACACTGTCATCTCCCAACAAAATTTTGGGATTGAGCAAACTCTGGTCACACACAATGAGTTGTCAGTACTGTTAAAGAAACATTTCAATGTAGTTGAATGATAGAAGATTCTGGATTAAGTTAGTCGTTCTTATTATGTGGCACCATTTTCTGTCTTGTATACAAGCAAGAATATGCAACAAATTCTGAACTGTACAAGAGAGTTTACTTGTATTATCTAGAGTAAATGAGTAACCCTGCTTTTTTACCTGTGTGTTTTTCTTGCAGAACAAAGAAGATACTTGGTTTCTCTGTATCTCTCATCCTCATTAATCTGGCTTCAATCATGGAGCGTGCGGATGAGAATCTCCTTCCAGCAGTTTACAAGGAAGTCAGTGCAGCCTTCAACGCTGGTCCTACTGATCTGGGATACCTCACGTTTCTAATGAACTTTCTGAAGTCAATAGCATCTCCCTTGGCAGGTATCCTTGCTCTTCATTATGACCGGCCCACAGTGCTCGCAATAGGGACCGTCTTCTGGGCCTTATCAACAGGGGCTGTCGGTGTTAGCCAGCATTTTGGGCAGGTTGCATTCTGGAGAGCTGTAAACGGCCTTGGGCTTGCCATTGTAATACCAGCGCTCCAGTCATTCATTGCTGATAGCTACAAAGATGGTACACGTGGCGCAGGATTTGGTTTGTTAAGCCTCATCGGTGCTGTAGGTGGTATAGGTGGTAGCATTTTGGCAACAATCATGGCTGGGAAAGACTACTGGGGATTCCCAGGATGGCGTGTTGCATTTATGATGGTCGCACTTGTCAGCTTGATAATTGGAATTCTTGTGTACTTGTATGCAACTGATCCAAGAAGGATACCTGGTAATAATCTTCTTGATGAAGATGATTATGAGAGGTATGCCATTTTTTTCATCTAACCTAGCTATGGGCTTCATTAATCATCACACTACTAGCCGAACCGAAGTTAAGAGGGAAGAAATTTATGGCTGTACCAAGTGGTATTTTGATGTATATATTATCCTGATTCTGCCAGATAGTGTGTCCTCGCGATACTTCATTTTTGTgtaggatttttttttttgatggTATTGCTTCTGGTGATGCATACATCTTTCCTTACTTTGTCCCTTTTCAGCCTGAACTCCTATCTTGTATGGCTAACCCTACACTGCATGTAGCCATGTAGAATACCaatttattttctttgatctcttCAGTGTTATTATTGCATTGAGGCACTTTTCGGTAGCTTGTTGAATATGCAATAGACCTCTTCTGCACCAATTAAACTGTATAGTAGGCTAGAAGCCGAATCAAACTAACAATTGGGAATTGGGACAGCACTATACATGGTATATGAACATAACATTCACTATCCTCATCTTCCAGGTTTCATTTGTCTAGCAAAGATGTTCTTCCTCCGCCTTCTATCTGGAGGGACTCTTGGGTGGCAACAAGATCTGTTATGAAAGTGAAGACCTTCCAGATCATTGTCCTACAAGGGATAATTGGCTCATTGCCATGGACTGCCATAGTTTTCTTCACAATGTGGTTTGAACTCATTGGTAGGTTAAAAGCCTTATGCATTTCAACAGAAACCGATAACAATGTTCTTCAAATAAATTCTGACAGCCTTGAATCCCCTTAGGTTTCGACAATAACAGTTCAGCAGCGCTGAACAGCCTATTCGCGATCGGGTGTGCCAGTGGAGCGTTTATTGGAGGGGTGATAGCAGACCGCCTGTCAAAGCACTTCCCAGATTCGGCACGCGTCATGTGTGCCCAGTTCAGTGCCTTCATGGGCATTCCATTCTCATGGATCCTCCTCACAGTCATCCCCCAGTCAGTTGACTACTGGTACGCCTTCGCCGTCACCCTCTTCTTCATGGGCATCACGATAAGTTGGTGCGCCACTTCTGCGAACAACCCCATGTTTGCGGAGGTGGTCCCTCCAAAGCACCGCACCATGATCTATGCCTTCGACCGTGCATTTGAAGGCTCTTTCGCCTCCCTAGCCGCCCCTGCTGTGGGCCTGGTCACGGAGAAGATATACGGCTACGACGCAAAGACTGTGAACCTCGCAAACGGATCTGCGGAAGGGGCGTACGCGCTCTCGAGGGGGCTGCTGACAATGATGATTGTGCCTTTCGGTGTCTGCGTCCTGTTCTACAGCCCCCTGTACCTTGTGTTCAAGCGCGACAGAGAGAACGCGAAACTGGCCAGCTTCAAGGAGCAGGAGCTAGTGTGATGACGTGAATGTGCTGTCTTGTTCAGCATTCAGCACCTCTCGGCGTCGCCATCTCCGGGTTATCTGATAGAAATTCTGGCACTGTGCAAAAGAGAAAGTGCTGATTGAAGGCAAAGCCTGTCCTGTTTGTGCTGACTGCGCATGCAACAAGCCATTTTGTTTTCAGTGGCTACCTGGTCATGACTCGTGAAAGACTGGAGGGAAGTGAAAGAAAGATCTCGTTGTGACTCTTTAACAGAGAGAATTCAAGCTCCCACTTGTGCTGGCCGGCgcattttttttgtttcttttctttttgcttTTGTAAACCTGAACCATAGAGACAAGCTGATGTGACTTGGTGGCTTGCTAGTTTTAACAGATTCACAAATGTCTCATTGATCAAGGAGACCAATCCAGTTTTCAATTCATACTTAGCACAACTCTCTATTGCTTCTGAAAGCAGTGCTAGCAGTTTGGTTTCGCGAGTCTCCCTAATGCATTGTGGTATAATCCATGTTCACCTTCAGCTAATCCTAGTAGCAGTTATCTACCATGTCCCATGTTTtcaaaaaaacaaaataaaataaaatcacTCAGTTAGGAGGAGAAAAAACCATTCCCAAGAAATAAAGAGAGAAAAATAGAAAATGCTAACTGTCTCATATGGGACCGTCTGTCAGACCCCTTCGCACACTTCGTGTCAGCAAAAGCTCGAACTCGATCCAGGCCGTTCGATCTCAATCCGACAGCCGAGACAGCTTCCTGCCTCTCCACCTCGGCACCTATAGCCTCCTCCCCCTCGAGTCTTCGTCTCCGTCGCTGCTGGCCTGCGCTGCGCCACTCCAAACCCAACAAAACCCCGCGAGATCTGCGCAGCAATGGCGACGCCgcggcacctcctcctcctcgccctcgccgccgcggccctcgcggccgcggccgcggccgccgaggAGGGTCCCCGCGGGCGCCGCCTGCTGGTCCTCCTGGACGACCTGGCTGTGCGGTCCTCGCACTCGGCCTTCTTCGGCTCGCTCCAGGCGCGCGGCTTCGATCTTGACTTCCGCCTCGCCGACGACCCCAAGCTCTCGCTCCACCGCTACGGGCAGTACCTCTACGACGGCCTCGTGCTCTTCGCCCCCTCCACCCCGCGTAAGTTGCTCGTCCCCTGTCTTTCTCGCCTCCCGGAGATCCGATCTGTGGTGTCGGGTGGTCCTGGTGGCAGATTCGATGGGACTAGTGAAGGTTTGGGGTGCGGAGCGGTTGTTCATCTGACCTGATCCGCGCCCGTGCAGCGTTTTTCCAGTGAATTCTGTGATCCGCTGTGTGAAAATTGCAGCTACTGGGATTCCGGATGTAGGATTTTGTGCCACTGGAGGATCTACAACataagtttcatttgaaatatgTGTGAAGTCACTTAGCTCTAGTGGGAAAAAATGGGATCCAAG is part of the Panicum hallii strain FIL2 chromosome 2, PHallii_v3.1, whole genome shotgun sequence genome and encodes:
- the LOC112883582 gene encoding uncharacterized protein LOC112883582, whose protein sequence is MAAMRHRARSSPTSPLTPSSSARTKKILGFSVSLILINLASIMERADENLLPAVYKEVSAAFNAGPTDLGYLTFLMNFLKSIASPLAGILALHYDRPTVLAIGTVFWALSTGAVGVSQHFGQVAFWRAVNGLGLAIVIPALQSFIADSYKDGTRGAGFGLLSLIGAVGGIGGSILATIMAGKDYWGFPGWRVAFMMVALVSLIIGILVYLYATDPRRIPGNNLLDEDDYERFHLSSKDVLPPPSIWRDSWVATRSVMKVKTFQIIVLQGIIGSLPWTAIVFFTMWFELIGFDNNSSAALNSLFAIGCASGAFIGGVIADRLSKHFPDSARVMCAQFSAFMGIPFSWILLTVIPQSVDYWYAFAVTLFFMGITISWCATSANNPMFAEVVPPKHRTMIYAFDRAFEGSFASLAAPAVGLVTEKIYGYDAKTVNLANGSAEGAYALSRGLLTMMIVPFGVCVLFYSPLYLVFKRDRENAKLASFKEQELV